The following are encoded in a window of Spea bombifrons isolate aSpeBom1 chromosome 2, aSpeBom1.2.pri, whole genome shotgun sequence genomic DNA:
- the LOC128475260 gene encoding protein D7-like isoform X1 — translation MDSEGLLQCPYDKNHMIRPCRFPYHLVKCRENNPSVAKVTATCPYNARHRVPKRELQLHMSTCENRVSLDNLPAMMQPEDASSAWQSPPCEENWEEEESSEAKTPFVLNGFGNVQPYDKSENNSRPEGVRSYKPQRRFK, via the exons ATGGATTCAGAAGGCCTTCTCCAGTGTCCTTATGACAAGAATCACATGATTCGGCCCTGCAGGTTCCCTTATCACCTTGTGAAATGCAGAGAG AATAATCCTTCAGTGGCCAAGGTGACTGCAACCTGCCCATACAATGCCCGTCACAGAGTACCTAAAAGGGAGCTTCAGCTGCATATGTCAACTTGTGAAAACAGAGTTTCCCTGGACAATCTTCCTG CAATGATGCAGCCTGAGGATGCAAGCTCGGCATGGCAGAGTCCTCCCTGTGAGGAAAACTGGGAAGAAG AGGAGTCTTCTGAAGCTAAGACACCTTTTGTCTTAAATGGGTTTGGGAATGTCCAGCCTTATGACAAGTCTGAAAATAACAG TAGACCTGAAGGTGTCCGGTCTTACAAGCCTCAACGACGTTTCAAGTAA
- the LOC128475260 gene encoding protein D7-like isoform X2: MDSEGLLQCPYDKNHMIRPCRFPYHLVKCRENNPSVAKVTATCPYNARHRVPKRELQLHMSTCENRVSLDNLPAMMQPEDASSAWQSPPCEENWEEEESSEAKTPFVLNGFGNVQPYDKSENNRPEGVRSYKPQRRFK, encoded by the exons ATGGATTCAGAAGGCCTTCTCCAGTGTCCTTATGACAAGAATCACATGATTCGGCCCTGCAGGTTCCCTTATCACCTTGTGAAATGCAGAGAG AATAATCCTTCAGTGGCCAAGGTGACTGCAACCTGCCCATACAATGCCCGTCACAGAGTACCTAAAAGGGAGCTTCAGCTGCATATGTCAACTTGTGAAAACAGAGTTTCCCTGGACAATCTTCCTG CAATGATGCAGCCTGAGGATGCAAGCTCGGCATGGCAGAGTCCTCCCTGTGAGGAAAACTGGGAAGAAG AGGAGTCTTCTGAAGCTAAGACACCTTTTGTCTTAAATGGGTTTGGGAATGTCCAGCCTTATGACAAGTCTGAAAATAACAG ACCTGAAGGTGTCCGGTCTTACAAGCCTCAACGACGTTTCAAGTAA